The Pan troglodytes isolate AG18354 chromosome 17, NHGRI_mPanTro3-v2.0_pri, whole genome shotgun sequence genome includes a region encoding these proteins:
- the LOC129137936 gene encoding uncharacterized protein LOC129137936 isoform X1 — protein MHSTPANPVEAVMRRAGFVASQASFALTLSGLDGGRTAVPGACAERGSLLRGRPWKQDRRAGDPWPRTHEFGSPEASLQASACKKKESKDKKRKREEDEETQLDMLERSSSPAMKQSWTENDFDELREEGFR, from the exons ATGCACTCCACCCCCGCGAATCCGGTGGAAGCCGTGATGCGGAGAGCCGGCTTCGTGGCCTCCCAGGCTTCTTTTGCTCTGACCCTGTCTGGGCTGGACGGAGGCCGGACCGCGGTTCCTGGCGCCTGTGCAGAGAGGGGCAGCCTCCTGCGCGGACGACCCTGGAAACAGGATAGACGGGCGGGTGACCCGTGGCCCCGTACTCACGAGTTTGGGTCCCCTGAGGCATCTCTCCAGGCCTCTGCCTG TAAGAAGAAAGAGAGCaaagataagaagagaaaaagagaagaagatgaagaaacccAGCTTGATATGTTG gaacgcagctcctcaccagcaatgaaacaaagctggacggagaatgactttgacgagctgagagaagaaggcttcagatga